One region of Populus trichocarpa isolate Nisqually-1 chromosome 4, P.trichocarpa_v4.1, whole genome shotgun sequence genomic DNA includes:
- the LOC7479099 gene encoding peroxidase 27, with translation MDSLKLSSGLIFIQLVLLAFVFNSANAQLKVGFYKDTCPQAEAIVKGVMDQVLKVAPSLSGPLLRLHFHDCFVRGCDASILLNSCAGQAEKDSPPNLSLRGYQVIDRVKAALEKKCPGVVSCADILAIVARDVTAATLGPSWRVETGRRDGRVSNISEPITNLPPFFANISQLLTQFRSKNLSKKDLVVLSGAHTLGTSHCSSFDSRLYNFTGKGDTDPTLDSEYIARLKKICKAGDQITLVEMDPGGVRTFDNSYYKLVANRRALFHSDAALLDNNYTKAYVKLQSVESDGSTFFKDFGVSMRKMGRVEVLTGKAGEIRKVCSKVN, from the exons ATGGATAGTTTAAAGCTTTCTTCAGGTTTAATCTTTATTCAATTGGTTTTACTGGCATTTGTCTTTAACTCGGCAAATGCGCAATTGAAGGTAGGGTTTTACAAGGATACATGTCCACAAGCTGAAGCTATTGTGAAAGGGGTTATGGATCAAGTGTTGAAAGTTGCTCCTAGTCTTAGTGGCCCTTTGTTGAGGTTGCATTTTCATGACTGCTTTGTTAGG GGTTGTGATGCGTCAATTCTTTTGAACTCTTGTGCTGGCCAAGCTGAAAAAGATTCACCTCCAAATTTAAGCCTTAGAGGATATCAAGTTATTGACAGGGTCAAGGCTGCGTTAGAAAAAAAGTGCCCTGGAGTGGTTTCCTGTGCAGATATCTTGGCCATTGTGGCTAGGGATGTCACGGCCGCG ACTTTGGGACCATCCTGGCGAGTTGAAACTGGAAGAAGAGATGGAAGGGTGTCTAACATTTCAGAGCCTATAACAAACCTGCCACCATTTTTCGCAAACATTTCTCAATTGTTAACACAATTTCGTTCTAAGAACCTAAGCAAAAAGGACCTTGTAGTGCTCTCAG GTGCGCACACCCTTGGCACTTCTCATTGCTCTTCTTTCGATTCTCGGCTTTACAACTTCACTGGAAAGGGTGACACTGATCCCACACTGGATTCAGAATACATAGCACGGTTGAAGAAAATATGCAAGGCAGGAGATCAAATTACGCTAGTCGAAATGGATCCTGGAGGCGTCAGGACATTCGACAACAGCTATTATAAACTCGTAGCTAATAGAAGGGCACTTTTCCATTCTGATGCAGCTCTCCTTGACAACAATTACACAAAAGCTTATGTTAAACTTCAGTCTGTTGAAAGCGATGGATCCACTTTCTTCAAAGACTTTGGTGTTTCCATGAGAAAAATGGGAAGGGTTGAAGTTCTTACTGGTAAAGCTGGTGAAATCAGGAAAGTTTGCAGCAAAGTTAATTAA